In Ostrea edulis chromosome 6, xbOstEdul1.1, whole genome shotgun sequence, a single window of DNA contains:
- the LOC125645640 gene encoding uncharacterized protein LOC125645640 encodes MATQEDSFFVQMNFTTDKTQSLKECDEKDDVIDENYNDGSPKRRRKVDDEGFVTPTTPDIPKSSPYYQYDVSKNAYTLSSAESDELSDPSFTPTHQYDTSGFSGSDFQVSDPNEAYEDSRLPGSNDQSFAVSQALGEHSFTESGISQPFNDHSNSASHLSQTSDLESFSKETKDDGTVNNNEDLSSSSNKSIADIIKDMNEKSTKVYMHWLELFREGEKFEEDIPSFIDDLLHQAKRIEEDLMEQKESLRQRIRGITQTLRIDEL; translated from the exons ATGGCGACACAGGAAGACAG TTTCTTTGTTCAAATGAACTTCACTACAGACAAAACTCAGTCGCTGAAAGAATGTGACGAAAAAGACGACGTTATCGATGAGAATTACAATGACGGATCACCGAAACGGAGGCGTAAAGTTGAT GACGAAGGTTTCGTGACGCCGACAACTCCTGATATTCCAAAATCTTCTCCCTATTATCAATATGACGTCAGCAAAAACGCATACACGTTATCCAGTGCTG AATCTGACGAGCTATCTGACCCGAGTTTTACACCAACACACCAGTACGACACAAGTGGGTTCAGTGGAAGCGACTTTCAAGTTTCAGATCCAAACGAAGCATACGAAGACTCTCGGTTACCTGGGTCTAACGACCAATCTTTTGCAGTATCGCAGGCTTTAGGTGAACACTCTTTCACAGAATCTGGGATTTCCCAACCTTTCAACGACCATTCAAATTCAGCCTCCCATTTGTCTCAGACATCAGATCTTGAATCATTTTCCAAAGAAACTAAAGATGACGGAACcgtaaataataatgaagacCTCAGTTCATCTTCAAACAAGAGCATTGCAGACATCATCAAAG ATATGAATGAGAAATCAACGAAAGTGTACATGCACTGGTTGGAATTATTTCG CGAAGGAGAAAAATTTGAGGAGGATATCCCATCTTTCATTGATGATTTACTTCATCAGGCTAAACGAATAGAAGAAGATCTTATGGAGCAGAAGGAATCTCTTCGTCAAAGAATTCGTGGAATCACACAAACTTTACGGATCGACGAGCTTTGA